One genomic region from Tripterygium wilfordii isolate XIE 37 chromosome 20, ASM1340144v1, whole genome shotgun sequence encodes:
- the LOC119987341 gene encoding uncharacterized protein LOC119987341 gives MMHRARENPTKAVWIPTAVLSELRRIWDGLEYKKKREQGKKNRASEDSCSHTGGSIPHTESSKRMKVELGRDPTKAEVFVRTHRKNNTQQLVDGRATITFEKFNKLKEDILTQRSVSSTSESPLEPLDEDPIFLKATGGKNKKNRIYGLGSEASFLPSSSSCSNGHSRLYTQAELEQEVEERIARMNSELLDEVGDLRQRMQDQERMVQQLFSQMQMRSPRNNPEVDRASHGHLSDED, from the exons ATGATGCATAGGGCACGAGAAAACCCCACCAAAGCTGTTTGGATCCCCACTGCAGTCCTTTCTGAACTTCGTCGTATTTGGGATGGACTAGAGtacaagaagaaaagggaacaGGGAAAGAAAAATCGAGCATCTGAGGATAGTTGTTCTCACACTGGCGGCTCTATTCCTCACACGGAGTCTAGTAAGAGAATG AAGGTGGAACTTGGCCGGGATCCTACCAAGGCGGAGGTGTTTGTTCGCACTCATCGAAAAAATAATACACAACAATTAGTCGATGGACGAGCAACAATTACATTT GAAAAATTTAACAAGCTGAAGGAGGACATTCTGACACAGCGATCAGTCTCCTCCACCAGTGAGTCACCTCTTGAGCCGTTGGACGAGGATCCTATATTCCTTAAGGCAACTGGtgggaagaataagaaaaatcgCATCTACGGGCTTGGATCTGAGGCAAGCTTTTTGCCTAGTTCTTCATCTTGCTCCAATGGACATTCCAGATTGTATACTCAGGCGGAGTTGGAGCAAGAGGTAGAGGAGCGCATCGCTCGGATGAACTCTGAGTTATTGGATGAGGTCGGTGACTTGCGGCAGCGGATGCAGGATCAGGAGCGGATGGTGCAGCAATTATTTTCTCAGATGCAGATGCGATCCCCCAGAAACAACCCTGAAGTTGATCGTGCATCACATGGACACCTTTCTGATGAAGATTAA
- the LOC119986883 gene encoding uncharacterized protein LOC119986883 translates to MRWHYEHQSESNILCHPSDEAAWKHFDRTYRDFASDPRNIRLGLCTDGFTPFEQSGKNYSCWPIILTPYNLPPGICMKREFMLLTVIIPGPQNPKSKIDVYLQPLIDELNQLWCEGVTTYDVRAKENFVMRAALMWTINVFPAYGMLSGWMTQGKLACPCCMERSKAFTLKNGRKNSWFDCHRQFLDTTHPFRRNKDAFLKNRIEISEPPPYFYGEEVLARSFRVGGMAMAKLSNRKQKRVVCHWVSSLKLLDGYASNLGRCVDMREGKLFGMKSHDCHVFMERLLPIAFRALSEPIWAAITELSHFCRDICSTTLREDQLTIMEVNIPMILCKLERIFPPSFFDSMEHLLIHLPFEARMGGPVQYRWMYPFERFLHFLKKNVKNKSRVEGSICEAYIVEETSTFASYYFEPHVTSRRTRVPRNDEGGTFNPEFPTISIFNQPGRLVGEAGRHYLTDKEYDAATLYMFLNCDIVQPFIKFCASMSTYVYDPQNMIEDELIRDVSRGPLRRLEIWNTYYVNGYKFDTDARSEGKSTINSGVCIRGTDYGQSEYDYYGILKEIVQLDFFGLPKKNCSF, encoded by the exons ATGAGATGGCATTACGAGCATCAAAGCGAGTCCAATATCCTGTGTCATCCATCAGATGAAGCAGCATGGAAACACTTTGATCGAACATATCGAGATTTTGCTTCAGACCCACGAAATATAAGATTAGGTTTGTGCACGGATGGTTTTACTCCTTTCGAACAATCTGGCAAGAATTATTCATGTTGGCCTatcattttgactccttataaTTTACCTCCTGGGATATGCATGAAAAGGGAGTTTATGTTGCTGACAGTAATCATTCCGGGTCCCCAAAATCCGAAGAGTAAAATCGATGTTTATCTACAACCACTGATAGACGAGCTCAATCAATTGTGGTGCGAAGGTGTGACAACCTACGATGTGCGTgcgaaagaaaattttgttatgagaGCTGCACTAATGTGGACTATCAACGTCTTTCCTGCCTATGGTATGCTGTCTGGATGGATGACACAGGGGAAGTTAGCATGTCCTTGCTGCATGGAACGTTCAAAGGCGTTTACTTTGAAAAATGGTAGGAAAAAttcatggtttgattgtcacagaCAGTTTTTGGACACGACACATCCATTTAGACGGAATAAAGATGCATTTTTAAAGAATCGAATTGAGATATCAGAACCTCCTCCATATTTTTATGGGGAAGAAGTGTTGGCAAGA AGTTTTAGAGTTGGTGGAATGGCAATGGCAAAACTCTCAAACCGAAAGCAAAAAAGGGTTGTTTGTCATTGGGTCTCAAGTTTGAAGTTGCTAGACGGCTATGCCTCCAACCTCGGCAGGTGTGTAGACATGAGAGAAGGAAAGCTGTTCGGGATGAAAAGTCATGACTGTCATGTTTTCATGGAGCGACTTCTTCCAATTGCATTTAGGGCATTGTCGGAGCCCATTTGGGCTGCCATTACTGAGCTGAGTCACTTTTGTAGAGATATATGTTCAACTACATTGCGCGAGGATCAATTGACCATCATGGAGGTGAATATTCCCATGATCCTTTGTAAATTGGAGCGTATATTTCCCCCATCTTTCTTTGATTCTATGGAACATCTCCTTATACATCTACCATTCGAAGCAAGGATGGGTGGGCCTGTACAATACAGATGGATGTATCCGTTTGAAAG GTTCCTTCACTTCCTAAAGAAGAATGTTAAAAATAAATCTCGTGTAGAAGGATCTATTTGTGAAGCATATATAGTCGAAGAGACATCAACATTTGCTTCATATTACTTTGAACCACATGTGACCTCTCGACGAACCAGAGTGCCTCGAAATGATGAAGGTGGTACTTTCAACCCGGAATTCCCTACCATTTCAATCTTCAATCAACCTGGTCGTCTTGTTGGTGAGGCTGGTAGGCACTACCTCACTGATAAAGAATATGATGCAGCAACATTATACATGTTTCTGAATTGTGATATTGTCCAGCCATTTATAAA GTTTTGTGCGAGCATGAGCACCTAC gtATATGACCCACAAAACATGATTGAGGATGAACTAATACGAGATGTGTCCAGAGGACCATTGAGGAGGCTTGAGATCTGGAATACGTATTATGTCAATGGATACAAATTCGACACTGATGCCAGAAGTGAAGGCAAGTCAACAATCAATAGTGGTGTATGCATACGAGGGACTGATTATGGACAATCAGAATATGACTACTACGGAATATTGAAAGAGATTGTTCAATTGGATTTTTTCGGACTACCgaaaaaaaattgttctttttaa
- the LOC119986707 gene encoding uncharacterized protein LOC119986707 isoform X2: MVIAFLVLSWCLQSKMRGIGALLAARNKFGQIHSVTGSWGAMTISIPRKQGDNDSGVGGVVTKEKIGPIVAYSRPPPLPPVVGPLLALSLFEMWSSRDDDRD, from the exons ATG GTCATTGCATTCTTGGTTCTTAGTTGGTGTTTACAGTCGAAAATGCGTGGAATAGGGGCTTTGTTGGCTGCAAGAAACAAATTTGGGCAAATTCATTCTGTGACAGGATCATGGG GAGCAATGACCATTTCAATTCCAAGGAAACAAGGGGACAATGATTCGGGAGTAGGAGGAGTAGTGACAAAGGAGAAGATTGGTCCTATTGTTGCCTACAGCAGGCCTCCACCACTCCCACCTGTTGTTGGACCGTTGCTTGCTCTCTCATTGTTCGAGATGTGGTCAAGTCGTGATGATGACAGGGACTGA
- the LOC119986707 gene encoding uncharacterized protein LOC119986707 isoform X1 — protein MQVIAFLVLSWCLQSKMRGIGALLAARNKFGQIHSVTGSWGAMTISIPRKQGDNDSGVGGVVTKEKIGPIVAYSRPPPLPPVVGPLLALSLFEMWSSRDDDRD, from the exons ATGCAG GTCATTGCATTCTTGGTTCTTAGTTGGTGTTTACAGTCGAAAATGCGTGGAATAGGGGCTTTGTTGGCTGCAAGAAACAAATTTGGGCAAATTCATTCTGTGACAGGATCATGGG GAGCAATGACCATTTCAATTCCAAGGAAACAAGGGGACAATGATTCGGGAGTAGGAGGAGTAGTGACAAAGGAGAAGATTGGTCCTATTGTTGCCTACAGCAGGCCTCCACCACTCCCACCTGTTGTTGGACCGTTGCTTGCTCTCTCATTGTTCGAGATGTGGTCAAGTCGTGATGATGACAGGGACTGA